A portion of the Paenibacillus marchantiae genome contains these proteins:
- a CDS encoding thioredoxin family protein, with protein sequence MEKITSKPEFDVAIQSPRLTVAVFKADWCGDCKYIDPFMPEVEEKFARELKLVEVDVDQVGTVSEEQNILGIPSFVAYTDGRELVRYVNKLRKSREEIEQFLQRAVEVYNTIHK encoded by the coding sequence ATGGAAAAGATTACATCGAAACCGGAATTTGATGTGGCAATCCAATCTCCGCGTTTGACTGTAGCTGTATTTAAGGCAGATTGGTGTGGTGATTGCAAGTACATCGATCCGTTTATGCCTGAAGTTGAAGAAAAGTTTGCTCGTGAGCTGAAGTTGGTTGAGGTCGACGTAGATCAGGTGGGTACAGTGAGCGAAGAGCAAAATATCCTCGGCATCCCCAGCTTTGTAGCTTACACAGATGGCCGGGAACTTGTTCGTTATGTGAACAAACTGCGCAAGTCGAGAGAAGAGATTGAGCAATTCCTGCAGCGTGCAGTTGAGGTGTATAACACGATTCATAAATAA
- a CDS encoding methionine ABC transporter ATP-binding protein: MIELKGLTKKYGKGSKSMTALSELNLNIRKGEIFGVIGHSGAGKSTLIRCINLLERPTAGEVWVDGINLTDLNKSDLQQQRRKIGMIFQHFNLLSSATVYDNVAFPLKLVNTPKAAIDRKVKEMLALVGLEDHSNKYPAQLSGGQKQRVGIARALASDPNVLLCDEATSALDPQTTDSILKLLLDINEKYNLTIVLITHEMHVIQNICDQVAVIHQGGIVEQGPVTEVFLKPQHAITRDFMMRDHEVGIALEETALASADVSLQKDGSSKLVKISFLGNKTYEAILSRTVRKTGVDFAILQGTISTIKQVPYGQLTVRFEGQSDEINLTIKELVDQGLDVEVLR; the protein is encoded by the coding sequence TTGATTGAATTAAAAGGTTTAACCAAGAAGTACGGTAAAGGCTCAAAAAGTATGACGGCCTTATCGGAACTAAATTTGAATATCCGCAAGGGTGAAATATTCGGAGTTATCGGTCATTCCGGTGCAGGCAAGAGTACATTGATCCGTTGTATCAATTTGCTCGAACGCCCCACGGCAGGCGAGGTTTGGGTTGATGGAATCAACCTAACCGATCTCAATAAGTCCGATTTGCAACAACAACGGCGTAAGATCGGCATGATTTTTCAACACTTTAATCTGTTATCCTCAGCTACGGTATATGACAATGTGGCTTTTCCTTTAAAGCTCGTTAATACGCCCAAGGCTGCAATTGATCGGAAAGTGAAGGAAATGCTCGCATTGGTTGGACTGGAGGACCACAGCAATAAATATCCGGCCCAGCTGTCAGGCGGACAGAAGCAAAGGGTAGGTATTGCGAGAGCGCTCGCGAGTGATCCGAACGTGCTGCTGTGTGATGAGGCCACATCGGCACTTGATCCCCAGACAACTGATTCGATTCTGAAGTTATTGCTGGATATCAATGAAAAGTATAACCTCACGATTGTTCTAATCACCCATGAGATGCACGTGATCCAGAATATCTGTGATCAGGTGGCGGTTATCCATCAGGGAGGCATCGTGGAGCAAGGGCCAGTGACGGAAGTATTCCTCAAGCCCCAGCATGCCATTACGCGTGATTTTATGATGCGAGACCATGAGGTGGGAATTGCATTAGAAGAGACTGCTCTGGCGAGTGCAGATGTCTCATTACAGAAGGATGGATCTTCTAAGCTTGTGAAAATATCCTTCTTGGGCAATAAAACCTATGAGGCGATTTTGTCCAGAACGGTTCGCAAAACCGGAGTGGATTTCGCCATTTTGCAAGGCACCATTTCAACGATCAAACAAGTTCCCTATGGACAGCTGACCGTTCGGTTTGAGGGGCAGTCAGATGAGATCAATCTCACCATTAAAGAATTAGTGGATCAGGGACTTGATGTGGAGGTGCTTCGTTAA
- a CDS encoding DUF2515 family protein: MTSVKSDSSEPAQHGSILQMVRSIPGAAREVWRGKQAAWQASAQLRHPLRDMAWDSDMAATLQAEVERLLPGNESSFARNTLSALVCEEDCIILEEIKTLTQENNRSNITRTAAYLECYEQYPELHWALLAHMVSRNGGYHMTDLQSDLMHNLQNQTDREHMYRLLERCNALIFQDAYPQLLLYMNSRRIGRSCFHLLSHFHVSAFMTPFWERFWLERCSSLLSVALIINEQNYIESRVVQHPYFQKQVLSKPAFHLHNLAGLNHIVFPLGREKGLAGRVIEHFGKLDERIMFGKGLYAMLFGVEQVYTQVLEFARSVPHRGSRAEYWPGLFTAHKDEDGEAELYSQELLDQEWLGEGQRLYSPELLAVWGDTPYEPITRQDWLQNRDCLGHLTAPRRPWLFEMSHEHRYGMLKTALAHDAKTLTH; this comes from the coding sequence ATGACTTCCGTTAAATCGGATTCCTCCGAGCCTGCCCAACATGGGTCGATATTACAGATGGTTCGATCCATCCCAGGTGCGGCCCGGGAAGTGTGGAGGGGCAAACAGGCGGCTTGGCAGGCTTCTGCACAGCTTCGTCATCCCTTGCGTGATATGGCTTGGGACTCTGACATGGCTGCTACCTTACAAGCTGAAGTGGAGCGCCTGTTGCCTGGAAACGAGAGTTCTTTTGCCCGAAATACGCTCAGTGCACTGGTCTGTGAAGAGGACTGCATCATTCTGGAAGAAATCAAGACATTAACGCAAGAAAACAACCGGAGTAACATCACTCGCACAGCAGCATACCTGGAATGTTACGAACAGTATCCAGAGCTGCATTGGGCCCTGCTTGCCCATATGGTATCCCGCAACGGCGGATATCACATGACCGATCTTCAAAGTGACCTTATGCATAATCTGCAAAATCAAACAGACCGTGAGCACATGTATCGACTACTGGAGCGATGTAATGCCCTCATTTTCCAAGATGCTTATCCCCAGCTTCTGTTATATATGAATAGCCGCCGGATCGGCCGGAGCTGTTTTCATTTGTTGTCCCATTTTCATGTATCGGCGTTCATGACACCGTTCTGGGAACGATTTTGGCTGGAGCGATGCAGCTCGCTGCTTAGTGTGGCATTAATTATTAATGAGCAGAACTATATCGAGAGCCGTGTCGTGCAGCATCCTTATTTTCAAAAACAAGTGCTGTCCAAACCCGCATTCCATCTGCATAATCTGGCTGGGCTGAACCATATCGTATTTCCACTCGGGCGGGAAAAAGGTCTTGCAGGCCGGGTTATTGAACATTTTGGCAAGCTGGATGAGCGGATTATGTTTGGTAAAGGCTTATATGCGATGCTGTTTGGAGTGGAACAAGTGTACACACAAGTATTGGAGTTTGCGCGTTCGGTTCCCCACCGTGGCTCACGTGCTGAATACTGGCCTGGTCTGTTCACCGCACATAAAGATGAAGACGGAGAAGCTGAGCTCTATAGTCAGGAGCTGTTGGATCAAGAATGGCTAGGGGAAGGACAACGGTTATATAGTCCTGAATTGCTGGCTGTATGGGGTGATACGCCGTATGAACCGATTACAAGGCAGGATTGGCTGCAAAATCGCGATTGTCTCGGTCATCTCACGGCCCCGCGCCGCCCTTGGCTGTTTGAGATGAGTCATGAGCATCGGTATGGAATGCTAAAAACTGCATTGGCCCATGATGCCAAAACCTTGACTCATTAA
- a CDS encoding COX15/CtaA family protein has translation MFLATFGGGVVTRTESGLGCGAEWPLCNGKLVPAHTVASLIEFSHRAVSALAGLLSIASFVAFLRFGKSRRDLQLFSLLTLIFVIVQGIMGAFAVVFSQSSAVMALHFGFALIAFASSLMMALGIRQEARHGGLERLNRYPRVSKGFRNLVWFSTIYTYLVVYTGAFVSHTDSAGGCSGFPLCNGQIIPELSGGVAVAFAHRVAAVSLVIVIAILGHFAYRKHPDNTELRALGVISVVLVLLQVVIGFGLMLTMNRPEVYMFVALAHMLDIAILFGVLTYMSFLVYKLHRPVNRF, from the coding sequence ATGTTTCTGGCCACATTTGGCGGAGGCGTTGTGACCCGAACGGAATCGGGCCTCGGTTGCGGCGCAGAATGGCCTTTATGTAACGGAAAACTTGTGCCTGCACATACTGTTGCCTCACTAATTGAATTTTCCCACCGCGCCGTCAGCGCACTGGCAGGGCTTTTGTCCATAGCCTCTTTTGTAGCATTTTTGCGGTTTGGCAAATCACGCCGTGATCTGCAATTGTTTTCATTGTTAACACTGATATTTGTTATTGTCCAGGGAATCATGGGTGCTTTTGCCGTCGTATTCTCCCAATCTTCCGCAGTCATGGCACTGCATTTCGGATTTGCCTTAATTGCTTTTGCCAGCTCATTGATGATGGCGCTTGGTATTCGGCAGGAAGCTCGCCATGGTGGATTGGAACGACTGAATCGATATCCGCGAGTCAGCAAAGGGTTCCGAAATCTGGTGTGGTTTTCCACGATCTATACGTACCTCGTGGTATATACTGGAGCATTTGTGAGCCATACGGATTCTGCTGGAGGCTGTTCAGGTTTTCCGCTCTGTAACGGGCAGATTATTCCTGAGCTCTCGGGAGGCGTAGCTGTTGCTTTTGCTCACCGGGTGGCAGCTGTTTCATTAGTAATCGTCATTGCAATCCTCGGTCATTTTGCGTATCGCAAACATCCGGATAACACGGAATTAAGAGCACTTGGCGTCATTTCTGTTGTGCTGGTTTTGTTGCAAGTGGTTATTGGTTTTGGACTGATGCTCACGATGAATCGTCCGGAAGTGTATATGTTCGTGGCGCTGGCGCATATGCTTGATATCGCTATTTTGTTCGGTGTATTAACCTATATGAGTTTCCTGGTGTACAAGTTGCATCGGCCCGTTAATCGGTTCTAA
- a CDS encoding Cthe_2314 family HEPN domain-containing protein → MLRTLLGEKPRKNEGILKDAMEAMADTLELFQRQMHVDHDPTHDFRKLYIWTQGLISSLDELEQSCFAASHFRQKVKAGSTDDMTLLEKAEYARYVYFYKDGFIRCFAILDKLGTVLNEIFELNTTNVKTHYSYFTVLRQFGYDKLHYVLANELIRIKDSYREPMSKLRKRRNMEIHYMNSEMQDDLWQLHQTLQGKVKLEDLDQHLLELRQGVDMVCETLKAAYGYINEKWHKQVMNQPTN, encoded by the coding sequence ATGCTGCGAACGTTGCTGGGTGAAAAGCCGCGTAAGAACGAAGGGATACTAAAGGACGCGATGGAAGCGATGGCGGATACGCTTGAGCTATTTCAGCGACAGATGCATGTGGACCATGATCCTACCCATGATTTTCGTAAACTGTATATATGGACCCAGGGACTGATCTCTTCGCTGGATGAATTGGAACAAAGCTGTTTTGCAGCTTCCCATTTCCGTCAGAAAGTCAAAGCGGGCTCTACGGATGATATGACATTATTAGAAAAAGCGGAGTATGCCCGTTACGTCTATTTTTATAAGGATGGCTTCATCCGATGTTTTGCCATTTTGGATAAGTTAGGTACAGTGTTGAATGAAATATTTGAGCTGAATACAACCAATGTTAAAACTCATTATTCTTATTTCACCGTATTAAGACAGTTCGGATATGATAAGCTGCATTATGTTCTTGCTAACGAACTAATCCGGATCAAGGACTCTTATCGTGAGCCAATGAGCAAATTGCGCAAACGGCGAAACATGGAGATTCATTACATGAATTCCGAAATGCAGGATGATCTGTGGCAGCTGCACCAGACTTTGCAAGGGAAAGTGAAGCTGGAAGACCTGGATCAGCATCTCTTGGAACTCCGGCAGGGTGTGGATATGGTATGTGAGACGTTAAAAGCAGCGTATGGCTACATCAACGAGAAGTGGCATAAGCAGGTAATGAATCAACCGACGAACTGA